The DNA window GGATGGACCTTCGTTCAACCGTGCCCTGGCCTCCGCCAGCCGCACCGCCGTGGTGGGTGTTGAGCGCGGCGCCGAGCGCGCCGAGGCCGAGCGCCTGATGCAGGACGAGCGCGTGGAGTACGCCGAGCCCAACTTCCTGCGCCAGCCGCTGGCTATCGACTCCCGCCTGTGGGCCTTCTACAACCCGGGCGGCATGACGGCGTACTTCAGCGATCCGGCCGACTCGCGCTACGGCCAGCCGCTTCCCGATAGCTACCGCTCGGTGGCCGACGCCGACATGGACGTCGTCGAAGGCTCGGGCGCCGGCGGCGCGCCGGTGGTCATCAGCAGCATCGACACGGGCGTCGACATGGACCACCCCGAGTTCACCGGCCGCCTGATCGCGGGCAAGGACTGGGTGACCGGCGACAACAACCCCGAGGACGAAGACGGACACGGCACGCACACCAGCGGCACCATGGCCGGCAGCACGGTCGGCGTGGCGGGTGTCTCGGGCGCCGCGGCCAACGTGAAGATCCTGGTTCAGCGCGTCTGCGGCCCCAACGGCTGCCCCACCTCGGCCATCGTCAACGCCATCTACGCGGCGGCTGACTACCCGGGCATGGTCGCCATGAACCTGTCGCTGGGCGGCAGCATCGAGTCGAAGTCCGAGAAGGACGCCATCAACT is part of the Longimicrobium sp. genome and encodes:
- a CDS encoding S8 family peptidase, with translation MSRYRIAAAGLLTLAAAACADAPNAPEARPTEIAPRQSVSDAVVPGEVLVKMKPGFSITDLTGRADGPSFNRALASASRTAVVGVERGAERAEAERLMQDERVEYAEPNFLRQPLAIDSRLWAFYNPGGMTAYFSDPADSRYGQPLPDSYRSVADADMDVVEGSGAGGAPVVISSIDTGVDMDHPEFTGRLIAGKDWVTGDNNPEDEDGHGTHTSGTMAGSTVGVAGVSGAAANVKILVQRVCGPNGCPTSAIVNAIYAAADYPGMVAMNLSLGGSIESKSEKDAINYAVNTKGVLVIAAAGNSGSGKVGCPACDPNAISVSALNWSGTLTTYSQYGSGLDISAPGGQLYSNTTDEMGIWSSYMGNTYEMLQGTSMATPNVTGVAAVV